ACATTGCACTGGTGATAACCTCCACCTTGGGCTCCTCGCCCAGCTTCTGCTGCAAATTAGCTTGCAACTGCTCCGAGATCACGGATGGATTTCCTTGGTTATCAATGATAAAAATCGTAAAACCGTCCTTACCGCCACAGCCAGCAAGCAGAAAAATCATAGAAATGATTGCGGTAAGCCCCCAAAATCTCTTCATTCCAGTTCCCCCTTTAGTCTCCTATGTACAATATATCACAATTGTTCCACGCAAAAAAATAACCATGCCTATCCGAAGCAAACTGTTCATAAGCAAAAAAAAAAGACCCCATCAGGGTCTTCTTCGATTCGCAATATGCGTAACGTTTCGATACAACGAAAAATTACTTTCCTTTAATCGGATTAGCCTTCATGTATTCATTAATCTTCAAATCTAGCAAACTGCTAATTTCAATTACAATATCGGATGTGAATGATTTCTCTTCAAGGAATATCTGTTCCATCTTGCGGCGTAGCATATGGATCTCATCTTCCAAGGAAACGTTATGCAAAGATGCGTGATCCGGTTTCACCGACCATCGGTCGCCATGATCGCCTTCTGCCAAATAATGCCCACGATTAGTCGGTAAATCATATTCAACACAAAACAAAGCCAACCCCTCCTTGGAAAAATTAGTTTCCAAATACAAGAAAAACATATTTCAAATTGAAATTATATCACAATATTTTGTAAAAGAAAGTTATTTTTTTCTAGTTTGAAGAAAGTTTATGTCGATCAGAAGCTTATAATCCCTATTAACCCTCTTTTTGCAGTTTGTAAACAAAGTTTCCGATTCGTTCCAATGCTTCATTCAATTGGGTCACAGATGTTGCATAGGAGCAGCGAAGAAATCCTTCACCTTGCGGCCCAAATACATTACCCGGAACAGCCGCTACTTTATTTTCCGTTAGCAGACGCTCAGCAAAAAGATCGGAACTCAGCCCTGTCTTCTGGATACTAGGAAACGCATAAAATGCTCCCTGAGGTTCATGGCAGTCCAGTCCAATGTCTCTAAAACCCTGCACGATAAGGCGTCTGCGCTGATTATAGGATTCAACCATTCTATCCTTCTCACCCAAACCGTTTGTCAATGCCTCAAGCGCGGCCACCTGTCCCATGGCAGGTGCACACATCACCGTGTACTGATGAATTTTGAGCATGGCTGCAATCAGTTCAGGATGTCCGCACATATACCCAATTCGCCAGCCGGTCATCGCAAAAGCCTTGGAAAACCCACTAACCAAAATGGTACGTTCCTTCATATCCGGAATCGAAGCGAAACTAACATGTTTTTGCGTATACGTCAGCTCAGCATAAATTTCATCCGCAATGACGATCAGATCATGCTTTTTGATCACTTCAGCAATAGGCAGCCATTCTTCATAGGTCATGATGGCACCTGTCGGATTGCTCGGATAACAGAGGATAAGAACCTTGGACTTAGGCGTAATTCCCGCTTCCAGCGCCTCGGCAGTCAGCTTGAACTGATCCTTCGCATACGTTTCTACACCAACCGGAATGCCTCCGCCAATCGAAGCGATTGGAGAATAGGCCACATACGAAGGTTCTGGAATTAGAATTTCGTCTCCAGGTACGATCAATGCACGCAATGCCAGATCTATGGCTTCACTGCCACCAACGGTAACGATAATTTCGTCCTTTGGATCATACTTGGTATCAAATTGAGTATCCAGATACTCGCTAATGGCTTCCCTCAGCTTCGGCATACCCGCATTGGAAGTGTAACTGGTCATGCCTCTTTCCAGTGAATATACACAAGCTTCACGCATATGCCATGGTGTTACAAAGTCCGGTTCACCTACACCCAGTGTGATAATATCCTTGTTATCGCCAACCAGATCAAAAAATTTCCGTATGCCGGAAGGCGGAATCTGTTGAACCAAAGGTGCCAAATACGATGTCATTTTCTTGTTGTTTCCTGTTGTCTGTTCATTCACTATCATGACGCATCTTCCTTTACGGCGAGATCATGAGACGGTTGTCTTCCTGATGGTCTTCAAAAATAATCCCGTCCTGTTTATATTTTTTAAGAATAAAATTCGTTTTGGTTGAAAGTACAGAGTCAATCGGAGACAATTTCTCCGAAACAAAATTAGCGACTTCGCGCAGGTTGCCACCTTCCACTTCTACGAGCAGATCATATGCACCTGACATGAGATATACTGATTTCACTTGCGGATACAGATAAATGCGTTCGGCGATCCCTTCGAAGCCACGACCACGCTCAGGCGTAATCTGTACTTCAATCAAGGCTGTTACTTTCTCATCATCAATCTTGCTCCAGTTCACAACGGTTGCGTATTTCACAATCACATGGTCCTGTTCAAGCTGTGTCACGGCGTTCTTGATCTTATCTTCCGACTCCCCCAGCAGCGTCGACAGCAGTGCGGGAGTCCTTCTCGCGTCTTCCTTCAACAAATCCAGAACTTTTAATTGCAGATCGTTCAGATCCTTCATGTCTTTCCCTCCAGCGTCATCCAGGTTCCTGAAAATGAATTAATACTTATATTACATGAATTCAACGATCATGCAAAGACAAAAACCGCCCGCCCTGAATTCGGGCAAGCGGTGGTATGGTCTGCAACAGTACAGTACCTGCTTCAAACCATTATTACAAAGGTTACATGTAATAAGGGTTACCGTAATTCGGTTGATGCTGGGGTACATTAGGCGCTTGGCTGTAAGCACTCGTCTGAGTATTCTTTTCCTGAATGAACTGTTGACATTTCTGTTGGGTCTGGTGGGCCGATTGAATCTGCTTGTCCACATCCTGTCGCAATGCTTTCGAACCTACCGAATACATGTTGTTCTGCTGCATCACATTGAACAGCTCACCTTGCAAACGGAGTGTATCATTGGTCAAGTCTGTGAACATCCGGCGTGTCACGGGACAGGAAGCTTCGGTTGTTGCTGTCGTATATTCGCGCGCGGTTCGTCTTAAATCAGCAAGAATCGACTTCAACAAATCCTGTTCCTGCATAAAAGATCCATTCGATGATAAAGATTGAGAATACACAAAGTTTCCTCCTATACGGTTAGATTCGGCTTCTATTACTGTGCTTGTGTTGGAGCAATAGATTGATGTTGCTGCAAAACATTGACAAGTGTGTTCAGATGCTGTTCATGGGAACGAACATAGTGATTCAGTGCCTGCTGAATTTGCGGATGTTGTGAGATGGAAGCTGTGGCCGCACACTGTTTGATTAGCAATTCTTCATTGGTTATTGAATCCGCAATATAATTCAATTCTTTCGGACTCAGCGCTTGCATGGATTGATTCTGCATGTTCTGGTTGACCTCCTCGGCATTAAGTTATGCGCAATTATTGTTAACCCGGTCACTCAAAAGTATACAAACGTAATCACGAAGGAGATGTTTCTAATGGATCTGGTCTATGGTACACCGTTCTGGCCTTCCACTTTTAATCCGAATTCCACCTACCCCTCGCTACAAAACGACATTTCCTGTGACTGCTTGATTATAGGTGGTGGTATGGGGGGTGCACTGACTTCCGAATTGCTCTCGGAGCGTGGAGTTAAAACGGTTGTTATTGATAAGAGAAAGATTGCACATGGCAGCAGTTCAGCCAATACAGGACTTTTGCAGTACACAAACGACAAAACATTGACATCCTGCATCAATACCTTTGGCGAAAAGACAGGCTTGCGCTTCTATCAACTGTGTCGTGAAGCCATGCAGAAGCTCGCACAAATTGCAGACAGGCTGGATACCGATCCCTGGTTTATTCAGCGGACCAGTCTCTGTTTTGCCAGCAGCACTGATGATGTAGCCATGCTGGAGGAAGAATATCAAACGTTGAAGCATTATGGCTTTGAAGCTGAGCTGTGGAATTCCGACAGAATCAGCAGCCATTTCCCCTTCAGCAAACCTGCCGCACTATATACGTTGGGGGATGCTGAAGTGAACCCGTATCGCTTTGTTCATGCCTTGTTTGAATCGGCAAGTAAACGAGGAGCACGAATCTATGGACAGACGGAGATGATTCATTGTGAATTCGATGATGATGGTGTACTCTGCCATACTTCAGGTGGAAAAATCCGAGCACGCAAGGTTATTTTTGCTGCCGGTTATGAGACGCAGACCATCAAAAAGGATCAAGGAGCCTACCTGCAAACCACCTATGCTATTGCTACTAAGCCGTTGCCTGACCTGAAAGAATGGTACGAACACAGTCTGATCTGGGAGACAGCACGCCCTTACCTGTATATGAGAACTACACCAGATGGACGGATCATTGCTGGCGGTCTGGATGAAGAGACACCTAGGGAAGATCAGCGTGAAATTCGGGCAAGACACCGGGGAGATACACTCCTGGAAGAAGTCCGCTCTTATTTCCCACTAGAAGGTCTTGAAGTGGATTATGCCTGGGGTGCCGTGTTTGGCAATACACATGACGGACTTCCGTTTATCGGCCCACATCCTGAATACCCGCATTCTTATTTTCTCGAGGGTTATGGCGGTAACGGGACGGTGTACAGCATGTTCGCTGCTTCTATTTTGGCCGATGCTGTTACAGGAGTTGAGAATGGCGATATGGAACTTTTCTCATTAACGAGAACGAGTAAACCATCTCCTGTGTAAGTAACGTCTCACATAAATAAGGGTACAGCTCAGGATTCATCCCTGGACTGTACCCTTTTCCCTATGCTGAGGGTTCTTGCTGATCCGGATGCACTAACATGTTGCGCATGAATATCCAGCCAATGAGTGGAAAAGCCCCCAGCGCCACAATAAGCCAGGTTAACGTTTGTAACGAAGGGCCATTCATGACCGTCACAATAAATACAGCAAGGCCAAATAAACGACCGACCATCAAACAAAGCTCCCTTAATACGACAAGTTCAACCCTTTTCTCTACATTTTCGCCGCTCGCTCCCATCAGGTCGAATCCTGCCGAAATCATCGGCAAAATATACAACGGCATCGACAAGGCAGATCCAATTCCCATAATCAAAAGCGTACCATAGCTGACCTTCCATAATAGCGGAATCAACACGATGAATAACAATATCGCGCCGATTAACATCCCCCTGGACCTGTATTGCGGCTTAAACCATTTTCCTGCGGCCCAGTAACTCACCAGTGCTACGGCAGAAGTGATTAGCGAGAACTGTCCTAGCTTATACTCCTGCTTAGTTGCCACATAGACGAGCAGCGCAATCAGAAAGGCAAATACGCCTTCCCGCACGCCTTGCGCAAACAGTCCCATGCCAAGTGGCCTCCATGCACTATCTCTGGCAGACAACTGTCGCCACGGTTCAGACCAGCGGTATGTTCCGCTGACTTCCCTTTTTTTCAGAAAAAAACTGAACACAACGGCAATCACATATATGACCAATGACACCGTAAAAATAAGGCGATAACCCGAATTATCAACCATTCGTGAAATAATAAGACCTGAGAACCACGGGCCGATGATGCCTGTCATGGAACCCAGTAGACCCACCCAGCCATTGAACAGGTCCCGATTCTCCCGGTCAGTCACTTCAAAATAAACCACATTAAACGCAATCCAGAACAATCCAAGTGCGCATCCAAACAAAATTCCCAGAGGCAATATCCAGTCAACCGCCTTGGGTCCCGCCCATAACACAAGCATGTAAAAAATACCTGACAAGGCCGTTCCCAATCGCAACGCACTCATTTTGTTATGTTCCTTGACCCACTTTCCCGCAAGCCAAAACGTGAGCCCAAGTGCAATTTGCTGGCTGATCGTAAACCATCCCAGCATGGCGTAGTCCGGACGGCTTTTCCATAGATACACATTCAGAAACGTTCCCGACAAAGCTCCGGCTAACACAAACAATCCATTCACGCCTAGTAGCAGAATGGATTGTCGGCCCAGTGAAATCTTCATCTGCTCCCTCCTCATTCCACCTGAAGTCAGTACTTCACAGGCAAGGTATCAGGGTTAACGTACCCCAAGCAGAAGGAAAACATGATGAATTTCCCGGAATATTATATTTTCAGTAACGTTTTAATCCCTTATTTCCGTGCACTCAAATTCTGGATCAGACGCAGACGATCATCTTCTGACAAATTATATTGAACCTGGAAGCAGCCTGAGCATACATACATTTGTACAGAGAACGGCGCATCCAGCAACGAGTCCGTACCTAAGACAGCATTGGCAACAGGATTAAACGTATCCTTGGTAGCCTTCTGTGTACCCGTGAGGATCATGAATTCACGACAGTGCGGGCATTCCGGCACCTCTTCTTGCAAATCAAGCTGCTTCTCCACGCCTTCTTCGTATTGAATCAGATCATTGCCCTCATCCGCATACTTCGTCAATGTACGAAGCTCCGGCAATTTCAGCTCTACTTCGTCTCCCCACAGGTTGGCGAGATCCGAAGTTTGTTCATCGTCCTCGACATCATCCAGATCATAGATGTCTTCCTCGGCTTCATCGTTCTCTTCATCACCGATATTGATGTTTAGTGTACGATATCCCTTTAATTCATTGTGGCAGTAAGGGCATTCTTCTTCAGGACCTAACTCCTCATCCCATACAATCTCGGTGTGGCACCATGGACATACTGTTGGTTCCATATTGAATCAACCTTTCTCTTTCAGATAATCATGTGTTCAACACATAAATGACGCCTATGGCAAAAAATACAATCGATGCAGCAAACAGAATCCGTATCAATATTTTCATGAACGGTCCCCCTACATGATGCTCGCGCCAATAACAAATGACAACGAGACGGAAATAATCATGGATATCAATCCTACGGCCCGGTTATCCGCTGCAATCTCCTTGTCAATCGAGAACACCGGCGTCAGAAACTCGAATAGAAAATAGGCAATGAGCAGAAGGACAAATCCTACAAATGACCACGTCATAGCTTCATACACCGATGATTTGGCCTGAATGCAGAAATGAAGCACGTTGCAGATTCCAAAGATTTTGCCTCCTGTAGCCATCGCAACCGCCACATTGCCCTTCTTGATTTCATGCCAGCATTTGTACTTGGTCACCAGTTCAAAGCAAGCCAGAAATACAAGCAGCTCCATAATCGCTACGGAGAAAAATCCGAGCACCATCCCCAAGGGATGAGACAGCAATTCGTCAATCGTCCCTTTCACTCATCGTTCCCCTTCCCCATTCTGCTGCCTGAACTCACTCAGGCGGCAGAACTTCTTTGATTCCTGGTCGGGCTATTCCAATTCTGCGACGGTCACACCGTTTCCGCCTTCTCCGTAATTGCCCAGCCGGTAACTTTTTATATTTCTATGCTTACGCAGGTAATCCTGAATACCGGAACGCAAAATTCCTGTTCCTTTACCGTGGATAATGTAAACCTGACCCAGATTAGCAAGGAAAGCTTCATCGATAAAACGATCTGTCTCCATCAAGGCTTCTTCCAGATTTGTACCCCGCAGATCCAGTTCACTTTTCACATTGTCATCGCGAGTTCGTTTCACACCAGTTACCGGTTTCTGCTTCGGTTTGGCTTCTGCTGGTGCAGACTGCTGTAATTCAAGGTCATTCAGGGATACTTTCATTTTCATGATGCCCAATTGAACCATAGCATCCTTGGTGCCTGACATCTCCACCACATGACCTTTTTGATTCAAACTGTACACAAGAACTTCATCGCCCGGTCCAATGGCACGAGACTTCGTTGCCGTTGAAGTACGTTTAACTGTCTTCTTGCGTTTCTCAGGTTCAGCTTCATCCAGTTGTTTACGAGCAGCAATAAGTTTGTGCTCCTTCACGGATGCGCCTTCTTCCATGGCGAGCTGGCGAAGATCGGCTATAATCTTCTCAGCTTCCGCTCTGGCCTTGTCCACAATGTTACGAGCATCTTCTTCCGCTTTTTCAATG
Above is a window of Paenibacillus sp. E222 DNA encoding:
- a CDS encoding aspartyl-phosphate phosphatase Spo0E family protein; the protein is MFCVEYDLPTNRGHYLAEGDHGDRWSVKPDHASLHNVSLEDEIHMLRRKMEQIFLEEKSFTSDIVIEISSLLDLKINEYMKANPIKGK
- a CDS encoding MFS transporter, translated to MKISLGRQSILLLGVNGLFVLAGALSGTFLNVYLWKSRPDYAMLGWFTISQQIALGLTFWLAGKWVKEHNKMSALRLGTALSGIFYMLVLWAGPKAVDWILPLGILFGCALGLFWIAFNVVYFEVTDRENRDLFNGWVGLLGSMTGIIGPWFSGLIISRMVDNSGYRLIFTVSLVIYVIAVVFSFFLKKREVSGTYRWSEPWRQLSARDSAWRPLGMGLFAQGVREGVFAFLIALLVYVATKQEYKLGQFSLITSAVALVSYWAAGKWFKPQYRSRGMLIGAILLFIVLIPLLWKVSYGTLLIMGIGSALSMPLYILPMISAGFDLMGASGENVEKRVELVVLRELCLMVGRLFGLAVFIVTVMNGPSLQTLTWLIVALGAFPLIGWIFMRNMLVHPDQQEPSA
- a CDS encoding aminotransferase class I/II-fold pyridoxal phosphate-dependent enzyme, yielding MIVNEQTTGNNKKMTSYLAPLVQQIPPSGIRKFFDLVGDNKDIITLGVGEPDFVTPWHMREACVYSLERGMTSYTSNAGMPKLREAISEYLDTQFDTKYDPKDEIIVTVGGSEAIDLALRALIVPGDEILIPEPSYVAYSPIASIGGGIPVGVETYAKDQFKLTAEALEAGITPKSKVLILCYPSNPTGAIMTYEEWLPIAEVIKKHDLIVIADEIYAELTYTQKHVSFASIPDMKERTILVSGFSKAFAMTGWRIGYMCGHPELIAAMLKIHQYTVMCAPAMGQVAALEALTNGLGEKDRMVESYNQRRRLIVQGFRDIGLDCHEPQGAFYAFPSIQKTGLSSDLFAERLLTENKVAAVPGNVFGPQGEGFLRCSYATSVTQLNEALERIGNFVYKLQKEG
- a CDS encoding FAD-binding oxidoreductase encodes the protein MDLVYGTPFWPSTFNPNSTYPSLQNDISCDCLIIGGGMGGALTSELLSERGVKTVVIDKRKIAHGSSSANTGLLQYTNDKTLTSCINTFGEKTGLRFYQLCREAMQKLAQIADRLDTDPWFIQRTSLCFASSTDDVAMLEEEYQTLKHYGFEAELWNSDRISSHFPFSKPAALYTLGDAEVNPYRFVHALFESASKRGARIYGQTEMIHCEFDDDGVLCHTSGGKIRARKVIFAAGYETQTIKKDQGAYLQTTYAIATKPLPDLKEWYEHSLIWETARPYLYMRTTPDGRIIAGGLDEETPREDQREIRARHRGDTLLEEVRSYFPLEGLEVDYAWGAVFGNTHDGLPFIGPHPEYPHSYFLEGYGGNGTVYSMFAASILADAVTGVENGDMELFSLTRTSKPSPV
- a CDS encoding DUF350 domain-containing protein: MVLGFFSVAIMELLVFLACFELVTKYKCWHEIKKGNVAVAMATGGKIFGICNVLHFCIQAKSSVYEAMTWSFVGFVLLLIAYFLFEFLTPVFSIDKEIAADNRAVGLISMIISVSLSFVIGASIM
- a CDS encoding Lrp/AsnC family transcriptional regulator, whose protein sequence is MKDLNDLQLKVLDLLKEDARRTPALLSTLLGESEDKIKNAVTQLEQDHVIVKYATVVNWSKIDDEKVTALIEVQITPERGRGFEGIAERIYLYPQVKSVYLMSGAYDLLVEVEGGNLREVANFVSEKLSPIDSVLSTKTNFILKKYKQDGIIFEDHQEDNRLMISP
- a CDS encoding spore coat protein, giving the protein MYSQSLSSNGSFMQEQDLLKSILADLRRTAREYTTATTEASCPVTRRMFTDLTNDTLRLQGELFNVMQQNNMYSVGSKALRQDVDKQIQSAHQTQQKCQQFIQEKNTQTSAYSQAPNVPQHQPNYGNPYYM